The genomic stretch AATCAAGTTTCGAGACGAACGTGCGAACATCATGAACCACCCGCCAGATCACAACACGCCGGGCCTGCTCCATAATGACCGAGCCACCGCCCCCACCCGGCAAGCGCACCTTTGGCCGGCCCGGGTCGCCGATATAGCTCATGTTCACCCGGCCCGCTTTGTCTATCTGGGCGCCACCCAGAAACAGCAAATCAACGCCCCCGCGCGAGAACAGATCATAGACATCGGCATTCGAGAAGAGCGAGGCCGCCCCCTCGCAAAGTTTTGGGTCGTTTGTACTGAAAGGTAACCCCTCGGGCTCAGGGTCCACCGAGCCTGCCACCTCGATTAAAACGCTACGGGGGGCATGAAGTTTTCGAGCAAGAAAAATCGCCACCATCGGGAGCGGTGAGTTCACCCCATGAAAAACGCGCTCGCCATCCGCAAGCTCGCGGGCAAGGCACACGGCCATCTGGTCCGCCGCGAGGCGGGCGGCAATGGCATCTTTGCTCTGATCAGTGGTCAAAACATTTGCCTATCATCCCAAAGGCTCGGGAGCGAGATTCGCATCCTCTGCCTCAAGATATGTTTTAAGCCCCTCGGCAGTTGTCGAGAGCTCCATGTAGCGGCGCATACCGGCCTCATCGACCCCATAGGTATGCGCGCAACTGCAAGGCGCAGCACCGCCCGGCGCCTCCACAACAGCGCTCACCATGGACCCCGGCACCGCTGTCATTTCGGGCTCATCGATAAAAACCTCGTCAGGTACAATTTTCTCCGCCGTGATGATCACGCCTTTGGCCGCCTGCGTCATCTCTACATCGAAATAACGGGGGCCCAATATGCGCGCATCGCCATTGGCATTGGCCTCCTGAACGTGAATGATCGCCCAATCGGGCGCGAGCGCGGGAATGGCGTAGAGCATCTCGCCGGTGTAGGGATCATCAAAAGTCTGGATGCCGCTTCGCTCGGGAATATCACTTCCCTTGAAACCGCGCACGGGTTGAAAAGGGTTGCCGTAGGCTGCGGCCCGCAGCCCCGCGAGGATGCTCGCTCAGGCGTGTTCGGTGAGCCCGGCGAGGCCCTTTTCTATCGACTTGCGATAGTTGGGTGCGAGGCCATAGCTCGCCTCAAAAGTGGCGATGCCGCTAAACACGCGGCCAAGGGCCCCTGCCGCACAGAGCAGATCGGCATCAAATCCAGGTGAGGGTTTGATGAGGGTAAGTCCCTTTCGCCCGGCACGAATCAACTCGCGCAAAAACGCCGAGGGTGCCCTATGGAGCAGGCTCCCGCTCGTCGATATTGCATCACCGTCTTTTACAAGTGCCGCCGCCTCAAAGAGCGTTATGAGCTTTGACATGAGACCCTCCCTGCTCAATCCAATAAGTTCTTATATCCTAGGTGAATCGCCGAAAAATGTCAGTCGAACATTAAATTAATCGACAACGGCGACGGCATTAATTTCAAGCAGGCAGCGCGGGTCGGTGGCGAGCTGAACAACCTGGACCGAGGTGGTGGCCGGTTTGTTGTCGCCAAAATACTCGCCCCAGACGCGGTTCAAATCATCTTGGTCGGTGAGGTCCGTCTGATAGCGAGAGACTGTGACCACATCCTCGAACGAGGCGCCAACGGCCTCAAGTCCCTTTTTCAAATTCTCGAGCGCGGCCCGCGCCTGGCCTGCCATGTCCCCGGGCATCGAGTCGAACTCCTCGGGGCGGTGCGGGTGGTGGTGATAGACCGGGGCAGCCGTCACCCCGGCGAAATAAACGGTGGTTCCGCCTTTCACTTTGATGGCTGGGGCGTAGGGCATCCACATATCCGGGGCGTCCGGCCAGTGTATGTGCTCGATGTGTTTAGACATTAAAAAGCCTCCTTAAAATAGAATCCGATTGGGGTATGACTACCACATCATAATCGAAATCGGGCACCGAGGCAGAGGGGCCGCGCATCGTGGCCATTCGCCCTCAAAATGGTATGATTCGGGCTCCTACTAAAATCGGGCTTAGAGCTGAAGGGAAATCATCATGGCGAAAAAAACGCTTGAAGGGAAAAAAGCAATAATCACAGGGGGCTCGTCCGGCATTGGCGCCTCCATTGCGGCGCGCTACGCCCAGGCGGGCGCAGATGTCTGGATAGCAGGCGGTAGCAGCCAGGAGGGGCTCGATAAATCTATTTCGGCCTGTGCCGCACACGGCGCGCGGGCAGGTGGTGCGCTCTACGATCTCTCGAACTCGAAGAACGCGATCAATGTCGTCCGCGAGGGCGCAGAGTTCCTCGGTGGGCTCAACATTCTCGTCAACTCGGCCGGCACACGAAACTTGAGCGCCTTTGTTGATATCGAGGACGATGCCATCGACCTGCTATTTGAGGTGAACGCCAAGGCTGCCTTCTTCGCCTCAAGGGAGGCCGCCCGAATCATGGTTCCTCAGGGCAGCGGCCACATTTTGATGATTGGCTCGGACGCCGGCGAGCACGGCACACCCAACTTCGCCCTCTACGGGGTAACGAAGGCCGCCATGCACGCACTGACGAAAAACCTCGCCATTGAACTCGGGCCCTCGGGTCTGAGGGTCAACTGCATGGCGATGGGCCCCACGCGCAGCGGCCGGGTGAAGGTCATGCTTGAGAGCGACCCCGATTTCTACGAGAGCCGAATAAACAAGGTGCCTATCCGAGACTTCGGCGACCCCGAGCAAATCGCCGAAACCGCGCTTTTCCTCGTCTCGCCCTCGAATAATTTCATGAGCGGCGCCATCGTCATGATCGACGGCGGCATCACTGCCGGATAACCAGGAGCAACGTAAAATGCCGGAGAAAAAACTAGCTGGAAAACGCGCCATCGTAACCGGAGCCTCCTCGGGAATGGGCGCCTCCATGGCCCGCCACATCGCCGCCGCTGGTGCCAACGTTTGGGCAGTGGGCGGCGGCAATGACGAGGCGCTCAAGGAGACCATCACTGATTGCACCGCCTCGG from Nitrospinaceae bacterium encodes the following:
- a CDS encoding SDR family oxidoreductase gives rise to the protein MAKKTLEGKKAIITGGSSGIGASIAARYAQAGADVWIAGGSSQEGLDKSISACAAHGARAGGALYDLSNSKNAINVVREGAEFLGGLNILVNSAGTRNLSAFVDIEDDAIDLLFEVNAKAAFFASREAARIMVPQGSGHILMIGSDAGEHGTPNFALYGVTKAAMHALTKNLAIELGPSGLRVNCMAMGPTRSGRVKVMLESDPDFYESRINKVPIRDFGDPEQIAETALFLVSPSNNFMSGAIVMIDGGITAG